Proteins encoded together in one Chryseobacterium sp. G0201 window:
- a CDS encoding helix-turn-helix domain-containing protein, with product MTQIQFIGTNPTDLITELKNSLIPELTVQLSAKFQPIQPTEYLTRSEVCKLLKIDLSTLHRWRKDKMIPSYGFGNRVYFKRNEVDQIINQNKLS from the coding sequence ATGACACAAATTCAATTTATCGGCACAAACCCGACCGACCTGATCACAGAATTAAAAAATTCTTTGATTCCTGAACTAACGGTACAACTATCTGCCAAATTCCAACCCATCCAACCCACCGAATATCTAACACGTTCGGAAGTCTGTAAACTCTTAAAAATCGATTTATCAACACTCCACAGATGGAGAAAGGACAAGATGATTCCAAGTTACGGATTTGGCAACCGTGTGTACTTCAAACGAAATGAAGTAGATCAGATTATTAATCAAAATAAATTGAGTTAA
- a CDS encoding phage integrase SAM-like domain-containing protein has protein sequence MATVKFRVLHNSDNAQIYLRFSLSREKVFQAKTGKTINPAFWSSKTARPIQKLPEFKNLALELNELETFVMKSYNSDYAKGIIFCKEWLEEKINSFYNRIDEKMDDSILLIYLSNFISFKKSIASNTNSTIGKYNNLKDRFTDYQKNKKKKYLIEEISAKVLLEFKNYLIVECNLLDTTATRFIKNFKTVLFDARNNGKQINHQIAGFSTGTTNSEHKVFLSLNEIEKVKDIITLNTDWRIASDWLVLGCYLGQRASDLLRMTKRMIYTKTDSGGNSFRFIEITQQKTGEKVVIPLHHEVETILNKYNGDFPPIFADNPDSNSTLFNKHIKKVCELAGIHEIVKGKVYNEITKKNEIVETEKCNLVSSHVCRRSFATNFYGNKLFTTPQLMSITGHKTESMFLNYIGKTADDWAMQTAQTFKELSEKQKTS, from the coding sequence ATGGCAACAGTTAAATTTCGCGTATTGCATAATTCAGATAATGCTCAAATATATTTACGCTTTTCATTAAGTAGAGAAAAAGTTTTTCAAGCTAAAACAGGTAAAACAATTAATCCAGCATTTTGGAGTAGCAAGACAGCAAGACCAATTCAAAAACTTCCGGAATTTAAAAATTTAGCTTTAGAGCTTAATGAATTAGAAACTTTTGTAATGAAAAGTTATAACTCAGATTATGCAAAAGGAATTATATTTTGTAAAGAATGGTTAGAGGAAAAAATAAATTCTTTTTATAATCGTATTGATGAAAAAATGGATGATAGTATTCTCTTAATTTATCTTTCAAACTTTATATCTTTCAAAAAAAGCATCGCTTCTAATACCAACAGTACTATTGGGAAGTATAATAACTTAAAAGATAGATTTACAGATTATCAAAAGAATAAGAAAAAAAAATATTTGATTGAAGAAATCAGTGCGAAGGTTTTATTAGAATTTAAAAACTATCTTATTGTCGAATGTAATCTATTAGATACTACGGCAACAAGATTTATTAAAAACTTTAAAACTGTACTTTTTGATGCAAGAAATAATGGAAAGCAGATCAATCATCAAATAGCAGGGTTTAGTACTGGAACGACTAATAGTGAGCATAAAGTATTTCTGTCTTTAAATGAAATTGAAAAAGTAAAAGATATTATTACTTTAAATACAGATTGGAGGATTGCTAGTGATTGGTTAGTGTTAGGATGTTATTTAGGACAAAGAGCTAGTGACTTGCTTAGAATGACAAAAAGAATGATATATACTAAAACAGATTCTGGAGGGAATTCATTTAGATTCATTGAAATTACACAACAAAAAACAGGAGAGAAAGTTGTTATTCCTTTACATCATGAAGTTGAAACTATTTTAAATAAATATAATGGTGATTTTCCTCCAATATTTGCTGATAATCCTGATTCAAATTCTACTTTATTTAACAAACATATAAAGAAAGTATGTGAATTGGCAGGTATTCATGAAATTGTAAAAGGGAAAGTTTACAATGAAATTACCAAAAAGAATGAAATTGTAGAAACTGAAAAATGTAATTTAGTTTCGTCTCATGTTTGTAGACGTTCATTTGCTACAAACTTTTATGGAAATAAATTGTTTACTACACCTCAGCTTATGAGTATTACAGGTCATAAAACAGAATCTATGTTTTTAAACTATATCGGTAAGACTGCGGATGATTGGGCTATGCAAACGGCTCAGACTTTTAAAGAATTGTCAGAAAAGCAAAAGACATCATAA
- a CDS encoding glycosyltransferase has product MNKISILIANYNNGKYFLECYNSIIGQTYQNWEVIIVDDASTDNSVEIIKSIIGNDNRFKLYQNPLNKGCGYTKRECMKYATGEICAYLDPDDALYPRALEESAEEYLFNNKIVATYSKMMMCDEHLNPQKTFSATKRIFNDIYFFNCPIQFAHFFTFKREVYFKTKGINPELKSAVDQDLYLKILELGNVSFINENLYKYRLHADGISQHNSKQDAKDSFAKVIHEAMKRRGIKKIHGKNVPDQFTNADEIYKLLEYQTEPLFRIRNKLNIAFM; this is encoded by the coding sequence ATGAATAAAATATCTATTCTTATTGCAAATTATAACAACGGAAAATATTTTCTTGAATGCTATAATTCAATTATTGGTCAAACATATCAAAATTGGGAGGTTATAATTGTAGATGACGCATCAACTGATAACTCTGTTGAAATAATTAAGAGCATCATAGGTAATGACAACCGTTTTAAACTATATCAAAACCCATTAAACAAAGGTTGCGGCTACACTAAAAGAGAATGCATGAAGTATGCAACAGGAGAAATATGTGCATATCTGGATCCTGATGATGCACTTTATCCTAGAGCTTTGGAAGAATCTGCCGAAGAATATTTATTTAACAATAAAATTGTTGCTACTTATTCGAAAATGATGATGTGTGACGAACACTTGAATCCTCAGAAAACTTTTAGTGCCACAAAAAGAATTTTTAATGACATCTATTTTTTTAATTGTCCTATACAGTTTGCTCATTTTTTCACTTTCAAGAGAGAAGTATATTTTAAAACAAAAGGAATTAATCCTGAATTGAAAAGTGCAGTAGATCAGGATCTATATCTTAAAATTCTTGAATTAGGAAATGTATCATTTATTAATGAAAATCTTTATAAGTACAGACTTCATGCGGATGGAATTTCTCAACACAATTCAAAGCAAGATGCAAAGGATTCTTTTGCAAAAGTGATTCATGAAGCCATGAAACGAAGAGGAATTAAAAAAATTCACGGTAAAAACGTTCCAGATCAATTTACTAACGCAGACGAGATCTATAAACTTCTAGAGTATCAGACAGAGCCTTTATTTAGGATAAGAAATAAACTCAATATAGCATTCATGTAG
- a CDS encoding YMGG-like glycine zipper-containing protein, producing the protein MKNIVLTGLLSVFLLTACKKDDQVAEKSLEQQKIEFQSKQLEIEKQKLAIEKEKMAYEAQKKADSIVEVQKAKTAANNSKPQVIRETKTIYRDRESNSSSNNGTYADNGNSSTGTTATKKKGMSKAAKGTIIGTVGGAAAGAIIAKKNRGLGAVIGGVVGGATGYTIGRAGDRKDGRVQPK; encoded by the coding sequence ATGAAAAATATAGTATTAACAGGGCTTTTGTCAGTTTTTTTATTGACGGCCTGTAAGAAAGACGATCAAGTAGCTGAAAAGTCTCTTGAACAGCAGAAAATAGAATTTCAGTCAAAACAACTTGAAATAGAGAAGCAAAAATTAGCCATTGAAAAAGAAAAAATGGCTTATGAAGCTCAAAAAAAAGCAGACAGCATAGTTGAAGTTCAAAAAGCTAAAACTGCAGCCAATAATTCAAAACCACAGGTCATAAGAGAAACAAAAACCATTTACAGAGATAGAGAATCAAATTCTAGCTCTAACAATGGAACATACGCAGATAACGGAAACAGTTCTACAGGAACCACTGCAACCAAGAAAAAGGGGATGAGTAAAGCTGCAAAAGGTACCATTATCGGTACAGTAGGTGGTGCTGCTGCAGGTGCGATCATTGCTAAGAAAAACAGAGGTCTTGGTGCCGTGATTGGAGGTGTAGTTGGTGGTGCAACAGGCTATACAATTGGTAGAGCCGGTGACAGAAAAGATGGTAGAGTTCAACCAAAATAA
- a CDS encoding LIC_10190 family membrane protein — protein MILILLSTIILIPTLLGFGKIMENVSGSLFEGISSKIFSGILGISLIWTILAFFIPLNIYVEIVTILLGLLYFFKEKLYENFYIFSRKDVISIALISIVILLASSYYPYILDHFGYYVPTIKWLTEYGLVKGISNLDLTLGQMSIWHIFQAGFSNFSDPFLRINAVLLIVYTIYITEKKSWIQHCFIPILLLFSQSPSPDLPVIIFSLIILKEILSGNKNASLLIGFSVFIFAIKPTMIWLPILSFLYSILIIKSNFKSLIFGTLILILFFIKNIWTFGYPIFPVSIGDLGVNWQPNPEVLKISSQYAILKTYDMQYSYQEIQQFSTIDYIKNWLLLNGIKSKINILFIVSLLIFICFTVIKKNKIITLICISLIIKTVLVLLFSAQYRFFIDVFFVIFFVMFINYFTKKKAFFVFISLSIFFVGFLSFPNLIQKYVPSFRLSKFMGTFEKEQLYKPSSYIYNNFSTQKVGNLKFNISKKYSFSFDTQLPAISTSYISDDVKAEIFPQLIDENNIKKGFIWKKMTPKEKKEAQNVINTIENTNK, from the coding sequence ATGATCTTAATTCTGCTTTCAACGATTATCCTTATTCCAACCTTGCTGGGTTTCGGGAAAATTATGGAAAATGTTTCAGGTTCTTTATTTGAAGGAATTTCTTCTAAAATCTTTTCCGGAATATTGGGAATCAGTTTAATATGGACGATTCTTGCCTTTTTTATTCCTCTTAATATTTATGTAGAAATTGTTACTATTTTATTAGGGCTGCTTTATTTTTTTAAAGAGAAATTATATGAAAATTTCTATATATTTTCAAGAAAAGATGTAATTTCAATTGCACTCATTTCAATTGTCATCCTATTAGCAAGTTCTTATTATCCTTATATATTAGATCATTTCGGTTATTATGTTCCGACCATAAAATGGCTCACAGAATACGGACTGGTAAAAGGTATTTCAAATCTTGATCTTACGTTGGGACAAATGTCTATCTGGCATATTTTCCAAGCTGGATTCTCAAATTTTTCAGATCCATTTTTAAGAATTAATGCTGTTTTATTAATTGTTTACACAATTTATATTACTGAAAAGAAAAGCTGGATTCAACACTGTTTCATTCCAATTCTTCTATTATTTTCACAATCCCCAAGCCCGGATTTGCCTGTCATTATTTTTTCATTGATTATCTTAAAAGAGATTCTTTCAGGAAATAAAAATGCGTCGTTATTAATAGGATTTTCAGTCTTTATTTTTGCCATAAAACCTACGATGATCTGGCTTCCAATTTTAAGTTTCCTCTACTCTATTCTTATTATTAAGTCAAATTTTAAAAGTCTGATTTTTGGGACTTTAATTCTTATTTTATTTTTCATTAAAAATATCTGGACTTTCGGTTATCCGATTTTCCCGGTTTCAATCGGCGATTTGGGAGTTAACTGGCAACCCAATCCCGAAGTTTTAAAAATCTCGTCTCAATATGCTATTTTGAAGACGTATGATATGCAATATTCTTATCAGGAAATTCAGCAATTTTCTACAATCGATTACATTAAAAACTGGCTTTTATTAAATGGTATTAAATCAAAAATTAACATTCTTTTTATTGTAAGCCTATTAATCTTTATATGTTTTACAGTTATTAAAAAAAATAAAATCATAACGCTGATTTGTATTTCATTAATCATAAAAACCGTTTTAGTTCTTTTATTTTCTGCACAATACAGATTTTTTATTGATGTTTTTTTTGTGATATTTTTTGTAATGTTCATTAATTATTTCACCAAAAAGAAAGCTTTTTTTGTTTTTATATCATTAAGTATATTTTTCGTCGGATTTTTATCTTTCCCGAATCTTATTCAAAAATATGTGCCAAGCTTTAGATTAAGCAAATTCATGGGAACATTTGAAAAAGAACAATTATACAAACCATCAAGCTATATTTATAATAATTTCAGCACGCAAAAAGTCGGAAATTTGAAGTTTAATATTTCAAAAAAATATTCTTTTAGTTTTGACACACAACTTCCTGCAATTTCTACAAGTTATATTTCTGATGATGTAAAAGCAGAAATTTTTCCACAACTTATTGATGAAAACAATATCAAAAAAGGATTTATCTGGAAAAAAATGACTCCAAAAGAGAAAAAAGAAGCCCAAAACGTTATCAATACTATCGAAAATACCAATAAATAG
- the aroC gene encoding chorismate synthase, which translates to MFNTLGNLLSLTTFGESHGVAYGGIINNFPAGLEIDLDKVQYELDRRKPGQSAIVTQRKESDTVKFLSGMFEGKTTGTPIGFIIENENQKSKDYDHIANSYRPSHADFTYDQKYGIRDYRGGGKSSARETINWVVAGALAKQLLSDIEINAYVSSVGDIFCEKPYQALDFSKTESNEVRCPDAETAEKMIARIKEIKKEGNTIGGTITCVIKNVPVGIGEPIFSKLQAELAKAMLNINACKGFEYGSGFCGAKMTGSEHNDGFNTDFTTKSNLSGGIQGGISNGMDIYFRVAFKPVATILRPQESVDKYGNPAIVEGKGRHDPCVVPRAVPVVESLAAFVLADLFLINKTRNINNF; encoded by the coding sequence ATGTTCAATACTTTAGGTAATCTTCTCAGTCTTACAACATTTGGAGAAAGTCACGGTGTGGCTTATGGTGGAATCATCAATAATTTTCCGGCAGGTTTGGAAATCGATCTTGATAAAGTTCAGTACGAATTAGATCGCAGAAAACCAGGTCAATCGGCTATTGTTACACAAAGAAAAGAAAGTGACACCGTAAAATTTCTTTCAGGAATGTTTGAAGGAAAAACCACCGGAACTCCAATTGGTTTTATCATCGAAAACGAAAATCAGAAATCAAAAGATTATGATCACATCGCCAATTCTTACCGTCCGAGTCATGCAGATTTTACGTACGATCAAAAATATGGGATCAGAGACTATCGTGGTGGTGGAAAATCTTCTGCGAGAGAAACAATCAACTGGGTTGTTGCTGGTGCGCTTGCAAAACAACTTTTATCAGATATCGAGATCAACGCTTACGTTTCTTCTGTAGGCGATATTTTCTGTGAAAAACCATATCAGGCTTTAGATTTTTCTAAAACCGAGAGCAATGAAGTTCGTTGTCCTGATGCAGAAACAGCAGAAAAAATGATCGCAAGAATCAAAGAGATCAAAAAAGAAGGAAACACGATCGGAGGAACGATTACTTGTGTAATTAAAAACGTTCCTGTCGGAATTGGAGAACCTATTTTCTCTAAACTTCAGGCAGAACTAGCAAAAGCGATGTTAAATATCAATGCCTGCAAAGGTTTTGAATATGGAAGCGGATTTTGCGGAGCTAAAATGACAGGAAGTGAGCACAATGACGGTTTCAACACAGATTTCACAACAAAATCTAATCTTTCTGGAGGAATTCAAGGTGGAATTTCGAATGGAATGGATATTTATTTCCGTGTTGCTTTCAAACCTGTGGCTACGATTTTAAGACCTCAGGAAAGCGTTGACAAATACGGAAATCCTGCTATCGTGGAAGGAAAAGGAAGACATGATCCTTGTGTGGTTCCAAGAGCTGTTCCTGTAGTAGAAAGTTTAGCAGCTTTCGTTTTAGCAGACTTATTTTTGATCAACAAAACAAGAAACATCAATAATTTTTAA
- a CDS encoding thioredoxin family protein codes for MKNYWDKGISFEEYVNTGRERLENPTTEQDKDYKQYYELGLQRMERTLKKYTPDEEQLKELESKNFDGKILIISETWCGDASATVPALIKFFEGHNEVRIFLRDSDKSLISQFQTNGTESIPKVIILDKDFNVKNSWGPRPKFGKELLMKYKADPEAYTKDQFYNDLQLYYAKNRGKDAVQEILELL; via the coding sequence ATGAAAAATTACTGGGATAAAGGAATTTCTTTCGAAGAGTATGTAAATACAGGAAGAGAAAGATTAGAAAATCCAACCACTGAACAGGACAAAGATTATAAACAATATTACGAATTGGGACTTCAAAGAATGGAAAGAACTTTAAAAAAGTACACTCCGGATGAAGAACAATTAAAAGAATTAGAATCTAAAAACTTCGACGGAAAAATTTTAATCATTTCTGAAACTTGGTGCGGTGATGCAAGTGCAACTGTTCCTGCTTTGATTAAATTTTTCGAAGGTCACAACGAAGTAAGAATATTTTTAAGAGACAGCGATAAAAGTCTGATCAGTCAATTTCAAACCAACGGAACAGAATCTATCCCGAAAGTTATTATATTGGATAAAGATTTTAACGTAAAAAATTCTTGGGGACCTCGTCCAAAATTCGGAAAGGAATTGTTAATGAAATATAAAGCCGATCCTGAAGCATATACAAAAGATCAGTTTTATAATGATCTGCAATTGTATTATGCTAAAAACAGAGGTAAAGATGCTGTTCAGGAGATTTTAGAATTGCTTTAA
- a CDS encoding TlpA family protein disulfide reductase, whose amino-acid sequence MKKNIIYIILIAIIGVIAFVPGVKHTLKDMFFPIATIENAVHISEEDYDIELKGINVPSTNLKNFKDKPVFLNFWGTWCPPCRKEWPSIQKLYDTRKGNVDFVLIAMNDQEPAVRKFLEENKYNVPVYIAQSPISEKLLPKVFPTTFLLDKNGRILIKEDASRDWNTESTHQFIDNIIK is encoded by the coding sequence ATGAAAAAAAATATAATTTATATAATATTAATCGCCATTATCGGTGTGATTGCTTTCGTTCCGGGAGTAAAGCATACTCTTAAAGATATGTTTTTCCCGATCGCAACGATTGAAAATGCAGTACACATCAGCGAAGAAGATTATGATATCGAATTAAAAGGAATCAACGTTCCAAGTACGAATCTTAAAAACTTTAAAGACAAACCTGTTTTCCTGAATTTCTGGGGAACCTGGTGCCCGCCTTGCAGAAAAGAGTGGCCTTCAATTCAAAAATTATATGACACCAGAAAAGGAAATGTAGATTTTGTATTAATCGCAATGAATGACCAAGAACCTGCTGTAAGAAAGTTTTTAGAAGAAAATAAATATAATGTTCCTGTTTATATTGCTCAAAGTCCGATCTCAGAAAAGCTGTTGCCAAAGGTATTCCCAACTACTTTTCTTTTAGATAAGAATGGTAGAATTTTAATCAAAGAAGATGCATCAAGAGATTGGAACACAGAATCTACCCATCAATTTATTGATAATATTATTAAGTAA
- a CDS encoding YkvA family protein has product MKYSKLNLAKEAISHKGFVKKIPDIFRMIKMWRKGAYPVNSIDIILPLLGLVYVISPIDLLPEVAIPVLGVLDDLAVLSLTIPKLVKEVDKFLLWEAEKEYSSGQTKVIDAQLIK; this is encoded by the coding sequence ATGAAGTATTCAAAATTAAATCTGGCAAAAGAAGCCATTAGCCATAAAGGTTTCGTAAAAAAAATTCCTGATATATTCAGGATGATAAAAATGTGGAGAAAAGGAGCTTATCCTGTCAATTCAATTGATATTATTCTTCCTTTATTAGGTCTTGTCTATGTGATCTCACCGATCGATCTACTTCCTGAGGTTGCAATACCTGTTTTAGGAGTTTTAGATGACTTGGCAGTTTTATCATTAACGATTCCTAAACTGGTAAAAGAAGTAGACAAGTTTTTACTTTGGGAAGCCGAAAAAGAATACAGCTCGGGTCAGACTAAAGTAATTGACGCGCAATTAATAAAATAG
- the pyrF gene encoding orotidine-5'-phosphate decarboxylase, translating into MESKKEFFLECYKLGIIKFGRFTLKSGIESPFYVDLRPLASDPKILKSLANYLLDMLPLDNFDLICGVPYAALPMATAMSLESYIPLIIKRKEAKDYGTKKMIEGIYQKGQNCLLVEDVITSGKSLVETIGEIEQEDLKVADIVVVLDREQGGKQLLESRGFRVHTLFNISEVCEILQETGDLSDEEVKRIQDFLQGNHIQFEEKTRCSYEQKLQNAQHSVSKKLLETALAKQSNLIASADVTTTQELLELAEKVGPNIIALKTHIDIISDFDYEKTIVPLKALATKYQFLLMEDRKFADIGNTQELQFTSGVFKITDWADFVTSQVIGGFESLDCFKNVGVVAIIGMSSKGTLTTNSYREEALKVALSHPNVIGGVSQNPIPEEILLFTPGVNLADSGDGKGQQYNTPEHVFKTLHTDFIIVGRGIYKSDNPEQASITYKNEGWSAYLNSLEKKAIQN; encoded by the coding sequence ATGGAAAGTAAAAAAGAATTCTTTTTGGAGTGCTACAAGCTAGGTATCATTAAATTCGGAAGATTCACTTTAAAAAGTGGTATTGAAAGTCCGTTTTATGTAGACTTAAGACCTTTAGCCTCAGATCCTAAAATTTTAAAAAGTCTTGCTAATTATTTATTGGACATGCTTCCTTTAGATAATTTTGATTTGATCTGCGGAGTTCCTTACGCTGCACTTCCGATGGCAACAGCTATGTCTTTGGAAAGCTACATTCCGTTGATTATCAAAAGAAAAGAAGCAAAAGATTACGGTACTAAAAAAATGATTGAAGGAATTTACCAAAAAGGACAAAATTGTCTTTTGGTAGAAGATGTGATTACGTCAGGAAAATCTTTAGTAGAAACTATTGGTGAAATCGAGCAGGAAGACCTTAAAGTTGCCGACATCGTTGTTGTTCTAGACAGAGAACAAGGCGGAAAACAACTTTTAGAAAGCAGAGGATTCAGAGTTCACACACTTTTCAATATTTCAGAAGTTTGCGAGATTCTTCAGGAAACAGGAGATCTTAGTGATGAAGAAGTAAAAAGAATTCAGGATTTTCTTCAAGGGAATCATATTCAGTTTGAAGAAAAAACAAGATGTTCTTATGAGCAGAAATTACAAAATGCTCAACATTCGGTTTCTAAAAAATTATTAGAAACAGCTTTAGCAAAACAATCAAACCTTATCGCTTCTGCAGACGTTACCACAACCCAGGAATTGTTGGAACTGGCAGAAAAAGTAGGTCCAAATATAATTGCATTAAAAACGCACATCGATATTATTTCTGATTTCGATTACGAAAAAACAATCGTTCCATTAAAAGCATTGGCTACAAAATATCAGTTCTTATTAATGGAGGACAGAAAATTTGCCGACATCGGAAATACTCAGGAATTACAGTTCACAAGCGGAGTTTTTAAAATTACAGATTGGGCAGATTTTGTAACATCTCAAGTTATCGGAGGTTTTGAGTCGTTGGATTGCTTCAAAAACGTAGGTGTTGTGGCCATCATTGGAATGTCTTCAAAAGGAACTTTAACAACAAACAGTTATAGAGAAGAAGCTCTTAAAGTAGCCTTATCTCACCCAAATGTAATCGGAGGTGTTTCTCAAAACCCTATTCCTGAGGAGATCTTATTATTTACACCAGGCGTGAATCTGGCAGATTCAGGAGACGGAAAAGGACAACAATATAATACTCCGGAGCATGTATTTAAAACCCTTCACACAGATTTCATCATTGTAGGAAGAGGAATTTATAAATCTGATAACCCTGAACAGGCTTCTATCACGTATAAAAACGAAGGTTGGAGCGCCTATTTAAATTCTTTAGAAAAAAAAGCAATTCAGAACTAA